In Oceanispirochaeta sp., the genomic stretch CACTTTTTAAACAGTGTGACAAAATTTTCCTTTTAGCAAAGGAACCACAACCTAGCCATCTACTGCCTTATGAAAAATCCAGGACTGTCTTTTTTATATTCATGGAGGAAGTTCTTCAGAGATTGAATGTGCTTAAGAGAGCTTCCATGAAAAAAGGGTAAGGAGTTGTTCAATTTTGCTCTTTGCAACAGAGTGAATTAACTGTTACGATTCACCAACCATGGTTACAGTGCTTTCTCCATCTTGTGAAATGAGAAGAATTCCTTCGCTGCCCTGTGTGATGAGGTCCCTGACTTGTTCGAATTGCTCATATCACCCTTTCTGTCAGAGTTCATCACCGGGAATATGACAATATAAATAATGACTGTCCGACAGCACAATTTTCGGAGGCGCCTGGTCTTCGCAGATTTTTCCCACTTGCCTGTGGCACCGCCCGGCGAAGGGACAGCCCCTGATGATCTTTGTCGGATTGGGGGGCGAACCGGAAAGCCGGATCTGTGTTTTGGACAATGAGGGATCCACATCGGGAACAGCGGATAGCAGCGCTGCCGTATAGGGGTGATAGGGGCCACTCACGACCTCCTCACGCGTTCCATATTCGCAGATTCTGCCCAAATACATCACGATGATGTAATCACTGATAAAATTAATCACGTTCAGATCATGGGAAATAAAAATGTAGGAAGCTCCAGATTCATCCTGCAGATCTCCCAGCAGATTGAGAACCGAAGCCTGTACCGAGACATCCAGGGCCGATGTGGGCTCATCACAGATAAGAAGATTGGGTGATATGGAGAAAGCCCGGGCAATGGCTGCCCTCTGCATTTCTCCCCCGCTTAACTGGGTGGCCTTGCGGTACAGGTATTCTTCACCAAGATCCACTTTTTTCAGAATCTCCACAATCCTGTTGCGTCTTTCCTTTCTGGAACGTATACCCAGCATTTTTTTCATCGGCCGACCGATAATCTGCTCCAGGGTAAATGAAGGATTCAGACTCCTGCCGGGATTCTGGAAGATCAGCTGGATTTCTTTTAAAACATCGGGACTTCGTTTTTTCCATGTAAAACCGATCTCTTTACCGTCAAAAAGGATCCTTCCTTCAGACGGTTTAAGAAGCCCGCTTATTGTGAGTCCCAGGGTACTTTTTCCGCACCCTGACTCGCCGACAACACCGAGAACCTGGTTTTTTCCAAGATGGACGCTTACACCGTCCAGAGCCCGGACTTTCCGGGAGCTGCTCCCGTAATGTTTTTTTAAATTCTGAACATCAAGAATGGCTTCATCAGAGTGGCTTGTATTCCTTGGAGTGATCTTTTCCGGGGCTAAAGTATCAGGAATATCTTCAGCATAGGCCCGGTCACAGGCTGAGTAGTGTCCCCCTTCCCGCATTTTCATTCCATATTTTTCTACACAACCGGGAACTTTCTTGGTACACCGGCTTACAAAGGGACATCCTGTCTCCTCGGCAGATCTTCTCGTCACATATCCGGGGATTGTATTGAGTCTGACTTCATCCTTAACGATCCCCGAACGGGGCATACAGTTTATAAGTGCCCGGGTATAGGGATGCCTGGGATGTCGGTACAGCATTTCCTGAGGACCTGTTTCTACAATTTCTCCCCTGTACATCACAGCAATCCGGTCGGCCACTCTATTGACTACCCCGATATCGTGGGATATGTATATGAAGGACATATTGTATTTTTCGTTCAGTTCCTTCAGGATATCAAATATAACAACTTCGGTAGTCACATCGAGAGCTGTGGTTGGTTCATCAAGGATCATTACATCGGGACGACAGAGGAGAGCCATGGCAATACAAATCCGTTGCTGCATGCCTCCGCTGATCTGATGAGGGTACCTCCTGGCAATACCTTCTACGTCGCCCATATACAAGTCAGACATGGCTTCTAGACTGGCTTTTCTAGCCTGCTTTTGTGTAAATTTACGATGCATCATTGTGACTTCATCAAGCTGGTAACCTATAGTCAGGGAAGGATTTAATGAGGAATAGGGGGTCTGATAGACCATGGCTATACGGTTCCCTCTATAGTTCATCATTTCTTTATGACTTTTATCCAGGAGATTTTCACCCATAAAACGTATCTCACCGGTTCGCAGGCTGTTAACAGGGAGATAATCCATAATGGAATAGGACAGGGTGCTCTTTCCGCAGCCCGATTCACCAATGATTCCCAATGATTCTTTTCGTCCAACCTTCAGGGATATATCCTTAAGGGCGACAACAGAATCAGTCAGAGTTTTAAATGCAACATTAAGATTTTTAATTTCCAGTACAGTTTCATTTTTCATGAATCATCACCTTGCTGATAAAATCGGAGAACATAGAGATGGCAATGACCAGAGAGGCAATGGAAAGAGTCGGATACAGTACCGCCCATGGAGCCATTCTGATGACCGATTTATTCTCGATAACCATCATTCCCCAATCGGGAGTCGGAGGTTGCAGTCCCACACCAAGAAATCCAAGAGAGGCTATCATCATGATGGAATAGGCAAAGCGGGCGGTGATTTCCACAATAATCGGACCGATGGTATTGGGAAGAATCTCCACAAACATGATGTAGAAATCCGATTCTCCCCGAATCCGGGCGGCATCAACATATTCGTTTCCCCGGCAGGTAAGCAGGGCTCCCCTGGCAACCCTGGCAGTGGCCGGGGTGTAGGCTATGGAAACAATTAGTGTGAGACTTAAAATTGAAGAATCTCCCAGTATTCCCAAAACGACCATGGAGAGAACCAGCGGAGGAATGGCCATGACAATGTCCATAATACGCAGAAAGATTGTGTCTATTTTTCCCCCGAAATAACCGGCGCTGAATCCAATGAGGATTCCCGCGATAGATGAGAAGAGACTGGTCATCAGTGCAACAGTTAGAATAGATCGGCTGCCAGCCACAATTCTCGAAAGGATATCTCTACCCAGAGTATCGGTCCCCAGGAGATGCCCGTTCTGTCCCGGCGCTGTCAACTGGCTTTCCATATCCATTTCTGTATATGAATAGGAAATCAGTTTGGGACCAATCAGTGCGGTGATAACCCAGAAGAACAGAATTATCAGACCGACTATTGCCATCGGGTTTTTTTTGAGCATAAGCATCAATCTTTTCATCGCTCCCCTCCTGAAAACCGAATTTTTGGATTTAAAAAAGCATAAAGTAAATCGGTCACTAGAGTGGAAACAACAAATACAAAAGTGATAAACAGAACAGATGCCTCAATAAGTGGGATATCCCTGGTTTTAATAGCCGTCATAGTCAGTGAACCAAGACCGGGAAATCCAAAAAGGGTCTCCACTACTATGAGCCCTCCGAATAGCCATCCCATATTCATCCCGATGATGGTTATTGTGGGAAGAAGGGCATTTTTTAAAGCATGGCGGAAAATCACATGCCGCCAGGGCATCCCCTTCAAGACTGCGGTTCTGACATAATCAGAGTTCAAGACACTGATCATAGAGGATCTCTGCATCCGGGAGACGTAACCGAACATGACAAAGGTGATGGATAGTGCAGGCAGGATTAAAATATTTAAATTCCCTACCAGGGTTTCACCGATGGGGATGATGCTGGTTATGGGGAGGAGGGGAATTTTTACCGCAAATAGGGTAATCAGGATGATTCCCGAGACGAATTCCGGTAAAGCCATGGTGGCTAACCCGAAAAATGAAATCACCGAATCGGTCAACTTTTCGGCTTTTACGCCAGCCAGAATCCCGAAAAACAGCGAAAGAGGAACATAAAAAATGAGGGCTGTTAAGGCTAGGATCAGGGAATGCCCCACCTTCCGCCAGAAGATGGTTTTTATCTGAACCCCCCGCATGTACAGAGATTCACCAAGGTCTCCCGTGAGGAACCCCCCCGCCCAGCGGGCATACCTTACGGGCAGGGGATCATCCAGTCCTTTAGCCTCACGTAGTGCCTTAAGAGCTTCGGGTGTCGCGCTTTGCCCCAAAGCAGTTTGAGCAGCATCCCCGGGCATAATTTCTGCAAGTATAAAAATCAACATAGACATGACAGCCAGGGTCACTAACATGAACCCCAGCCGCATGATTACTCTTTTAAAAAAACTCATTTATTTAAGGTAAGCGTATTTCAGTTGAGGCAGCATGGTTACAGGCTGACGGTAATCCTGAACCCGGTCGTTTAAGGGTACGAGATAGGGAACCTGAAGGTTAATCACCGTTCCTCTCTCAACAAAAATTTCCTGGAGTCTATCGTAATAGGACTGTCTGACTTTGGGGTCCACTTCGCTTCTGATTTTCGCAATAAGCTCATCCGCTTCGGGGTCATCCATGTGAGATTCATTCCAGGGGCCTTTAGATTCATAAGCGAGCATAAGAAGCATGGAAGGATCAACCCGAACTCCCCAGCCGGTAAGAAGCATTGGTGCGTTCATCCAGTATTGAGAAAGATAAATATCCCGGGGAAATCCCTTAAGTTCCAGATTGATTCCAGCCGGTGCCGCCAGTTCTTTCAAAGTCTGTGCGATGGCTGTTCCATAGGGGTGATCCGAAGCATAGTAGAGTTCGGTTGTGACTCCATCAGGATATCCAGCTTCTTTTAACAGTTCCCTGGCCTTATTGATATCCCGGCCACGAAAGGGAATCTCCTTATACTGGGCCAGTTTATTAACAATGGGAGTTTCGTTATAAAATATTCCTTCTCCGAGAACACCTTGACAAGCCTTGGCAAGAATTTCCGGATCCATGGTGTATTTCAATGCTAAACGGACTTTATTATCAGAAAAAGGTGTCCGATCTGCGGACATCGCGATAAAGCGTGATTCCTGATAGGGGGATACAACATTATATCCTTCCATTCCATCCAGTCTTCTTTTAATGATAGGAGAAACCTGAGGAACGATATCCACCTTCCCGGCTTCGAGAAGAGAGATGCTTGATTCGATATCGGGGACAAAATAGATCCGCAATTCATCAGATTTGGGTAGACCGGTCTGCCAGTAACCTGCATTTTTGGTCAGAAGCGCCGACTCTTTCAAAATCATTTCTTTCAGCTTAAAAGGACCGGTTCCCATAGGAGCGGTCTCTCCAAGAGTCTTGTAATCATAGTCAGAGGACAGCATAGCCATGTTATAGTCTGTGAAAATAAATGGAAACGTTGGTAGAGGAGACTTTAGAGTGATGACCAATGTATAGTCGTCTTTAGCCGAAACACTCTCAACCGCCTCAAAATCCTGGGCTTTCAAGTGACCGAGATCCGGATTCTGAGTCCTTTCTATTGTAAACTTTACATCCTGAGCTGTAAAATCGCTGCCGTCATGAAATTTGACTCCCTTTCGCAAATCGAATGTCCAGATTTTTCCATCAGGACTGCTCCATTTCGTTGCCAGAGCCGGAACCAGTTCTCCGGTGTTAGCATCCATTTCGATGAGGTAGTCATAAATGGAAGAATTCAGTGAAAAAGCCTGTCCATCCCATGCGCCGGGGGTAATGAGGTTCGGCACCTGTTCGGCCACCCGAATGATCATTTTGTTCTCAGTCTCCTGAGTTCCAGCGGCAAATAAACTGAGGCTGCTAACGAGAAGAAAACCCGAAAGGAATCCAATCATAGATAGTTTCATTATCTACTCCTTACTATTATTTTTTTTTGTCTGTTTATATTAATTATAGGGCTTTCTCAATTAATAACAACCATGATGACATTTGGGATGTCCTAATCAAGGCCCTCAAGGACTCGAAGAGATCAGCATCAGTCAATGGCTGAATGGTCTGTTAATCAAGAGGCCCGCTTTTAATTATAATACATCCGTACCACAGATGTCAAAGGAAGAAGGGTTGACGAAAATTATTATCAAGCCTTATAGAATTGCAAAATTTCAGGAAACTATCAGAACAGTCCTGGGAGATCCTGGCAGTCAATATTTCAGCAAATAGGAGAATTTCATATGTTTCATGACCTTAAGTTTCTATAAACTGCTGCGGTAGATGTCCTCAGGGGATAAGCCGGGAGGCCAGAAAAAGAGGGAAAGGGGAGGGACACAAGCGATCCATTTCCACAATTTCTTCTCCCCGGCAGTAACCCTTGAATTGCATTCCCCGGGAGAGGCCCTCTTCGGTCAGAATCTGCAGGTGTGTGTGGGTGAACCAATTCCCGTTGACTTCAAATTCTCCGATCTCTCCAAAGGATTCCCCCGCAGTGAGCCTCGCTCCCGGCTTTATTAAGCTGGCGGGATTCAAATGGCCGTAGAGTGAATAAAAGGTTTCAAAATCCGAACTGGAGTGTTCCAGCATAATAAATCCTCCATAGTTGCCGATACCTTCTTCAAAACCGGCATCTATCACGGTGGCATCAAGGGGACTGTGGAGATCAGTTCCTGCTTTCACGATTATATCGAGTCCCAGATGATAAAAACGTTCCTCTTTCACCATTTGTTGACAGGTGGAAAGAAGGGTTTTCCGGTTTTCAAGATAAGAGGATAACCCCCACTGAGAACTTCCATTCATCCTCCAGTCCAGTTTGCCCTGGAAGGCCCGTTGATCTCCCGGCGGGAGGTCGTCAAGGAAAGACCCGTCCACTGAAAGATCCAGAATGAGGGGTGTTGACTTCAGGTCGGGAAAGATCGGGCTGATTTTCAGCCGCTTGTTGAGAAGTAAATAGGGGTAGTCCATCTCCATTCTTCCTATACCCTGAAGCCTGTGGTATTTATTAGCCCGGGAACAGACATGACCGGTTTATTGTCCTCGTCGAAGATGATGCCTTCCGGCAGGGAAAAGTCGGCATCCAGTTCCTGATAATAATCCTGATCGTAGCTGTCCAATTTCATTATGACCTTCTCTCCCTCATAGCTGAATGAAGATGTTAAGCCATAATAGACTTCTCCCAAAGGAGTTTGGATGATATAGCGGGGTCCCTCCCTGCCGCTGCCTTCCCTTCTTATCTTGGATGCGATGTCAATGATGTCATACATATCAACCGGATGAGTTTTGTTCCATTCCCTTTGAACCGGATGTCCCGCTACATAAAGATGATGAAACTCCATCCCTGCCTGTCTGTAGTTGAATGTCAACTCCTGTATCAGATCCGGGTAATCATTCACTTCTCCGTATAATGCGGTATTGCAGTATACGGAGATGCCTTTATTGTTGAACTGACGGGTCAGTTTTTTATGGGTCACCTTTATTTCATCGGGATGCATGAACCAGCTCTCAATTTCAACCCGTAAAGGATTTGCTACGGTCAGACGGTTCAGCTCTCCCAAACGGTTGATGTGGGAATCCTGAAATCTTTCCGGGGCATAGTTGAAGCACAGGCTTCTTAAGCGTAGAGCGTTGACATGGGGAATTGATAAAAGAGTGGAGGCAATCCTTTCAATCGCATTGAGTTCGTCTGTAATTGTTCCCCTGGGTATGAGAACGACATCGCTGATGCTCTTTTTGTCTGCAATATAATCCAGTTCCTTCTGTGTGGCCTCCGTTGAAAGCTCCACCCGGGTTCTGTGAACCCTCTTAAGCAGACCACTCCCGGTATTGATAATGGATTCTCCATGTAAACGGGAACGGCTTTTTATGATAGACAATTCTTCGGGAAGATCTATGGGGAGTTGGGTTTTCGAGATTTTCAATGGACGGGAACCCATAAAATAGGATTCCTTTCCAATTTTAGCCATATACTGAATATCCAGAGTCCCTTCACTATTGACTCTGATGTTGGGAAGATCTTTCGCCAGGGGAGCGAAGGATTTAAAGTATTCAGGAGTGTAAGGGGTCCTGATCCAGAGTAAGTTCTCCTTGTCTTTGACAGGCTCTACCGCCCAGCCGCTTGTATACCATTCCATTTTTCCAATGGGGGTCGCCGTACATATTTTCGGAACACTTCTGTCTGAAAGATAGGCCCGTAAGTATTCGGCAATGTCTATTCCGTTGGAAAGAGGCGACCAATACACACTATTCCCATGTATCGGGCTGCAGGGGATATAGATATAGTGCATTTCGGCACCGGCCCCGCGCAGTAAGAGGAAGAGCTTTTGAAGCTCCGGACCTTGATCATTGCAATCCTGCAGAAAAGGGGTCTGGACATAGACGGATATACCGGAATTGACTAATTCACTTATAATCTCCAGGCTTTCCGGTGATACTTCATCTGGATGGATAAAATGTGTGGCTATTTCCATCCGCTTGCCATTTTGCTGAAGTTCAAGGTTCTTTTGCTTCAGGAATTTTAAATAGGATCTTTCATTTTTAAGGAATAAATTCGGGTAGTAGGCTACCGAACGTGTCGCCAGTCTCAGTGTTTGAACATGGGGTACCTGCATCAGTCCGTCTATGGCAGCTAATATGCTGTTTTTACTGAGGAATGGATCACCTCCCGTGATTACAATCTCTTTTATTCCAGGAGATGACTCAACATGGCTGATTGCCTTTTTTATCTCGAGAATAGTCGGGTTGGTTTCATTTCTGGACTCTTTGTGTTTGCGGAAACAGAATCGGCAGTAAACAGGACAGCTCATATTCAACAGGAAAATGACTCTGTTTTGGTACATCTGTTCCAGAAGGCCTTCATGAAACTGTCCAATCCAGGTATTTGTGTGGCCGACAGTGTCCAGTTCTTCGATAAAGGGCATATACTGATAGGCCACATTATCGGAAACCATCATTTGGCGGATCGTATGATAGGATAAGCGGACAGGATATTTTTCGATAACTTTTTGAAGATCCTCTTTTTGCTCCTCAGGAACGAACAGATTCGTTTCTTTAATCAACTGGTCTACGGTTTTTATGGAGATGTAACCCTTTTCGGTAATTACCACTTCAAGGAGTGCTACGAGAAAACGGGTAGGGAGTTGAATCTCCTTCAGATTGACAGGGGCTTTCCCCCCATTCATGACAGAAGAAAGTATTTCTTTTAAGAAAATGTCTGCATCCGAGAAATGGCAGGCCTTCATTAATTGCTGAAATCGTTCTTCACCGTTACCAGCACCGATAATCCCTACGAAGCTGCTGTCGGTGAGGGCTTCTGTTGCAAAGTATTCAAGAAAATTCATAGCTTTTCTTTTTAATTCTTTTAAGTCTATATAATATTCATTTTTTGAAAATTGAGCTTCTATTTTGTAAATACTCGTGTTTTTATTCATTTTTGGAACCAGCTCCTAACCATTTCGTTTTATTTGTTATACTTATTATTGCTTTGAATGCTATTG encodes the following:
- a CDS encoding ABC transporter ATP-binding protein; translated protein: MKNETVLEIKNLNVAFKTLTDSVVALKDISLKVGRKESLGIIGESGCGKSTLSYSIMDYLPVNSLRTGEIRFMGENLLDKSHKEMMNYRGNRIAMVYQTPYSSLNPSLTIGYQLDEVTMMHRKFTQKQARKASLEAMSDLYMGDVEGIARRYPHQISGGMQQRICIAMALLCRPDVMILDEPTTALDVTTEVVIFDILKELNEKYNMSFIYISHDIGVVNRVADRIAVMYRGEIVETGPQEMLYRHPRHPYTRALINCMPRSGIVKDEVRLNTIPGYVTRRSAEETGCPFVSRCTKKVPGCVEKYGMKMREGGHYSACDRAYAEDIPDTLAPEKITPRNTSHSDEAILDVQNLKKHYGSSSRKVRALDGVSVHLGKNQVLGVVGESGCGKSTLGLTISGLLKPSEGRILFDGKEIGFTWKKRSPDVLKEIQLIFQNPGRSLNPSFTLEQIIGRPMKKMLGIRSRKERRNRIVEILKKVDLGEEYLYRKATQLSGGEMQRAAIARAFSISPNLLICDEPTSALDVSVQASVLNLLGDLQDESGASYIFISHDLNVINFISDYIIVMYLGRICEYGTREEVVSGPYHPYTAALLSAVPDVDPSLSKTQIRLSGSPPNPTKIIRGCPFAGRCHRQVGKICEDQAPPKIVLSDSHYLYCHIPGDEL
- a CDS encoding ABC transporter permease, whose translation is MKRLMLMLKKNPMAIVGLIILFFWVITALIGPKLISYSYTEMDMESQLTAPGQNGHLLGTDTLGRDILSRIVAGSRSILTVALMTSLFSSIAGILIGFSAGYFGGKIDTIFLRIMDIVMAIPPLVLSMVVLGILGDSSILSLTLIVSIAYTPATARVARGALLTCRGNEYVDAARIRGESDFYIMFVEILPNTIGPIIVEITARFAYSIMMIASLGFLGVGLQPPTPDWGMMVIENKSVIRMAPWAVLYPTLSIASLVIAISMFSDFISKVMIHEK
- a CDS encoding ABC transporter permease, coding for MRLGFMLVTLAVMSMLIFILAEIMPGDAAQTALGQSATPEALKALREAKGLDDPLPVRYARWAGGFLTGDLGESLYMRGVQIKTIFWRKVGHSLILALTALIFYVPLSLFFGILAGVKAEKLTDSVISFFGLATMALPEFVSGIILITLFAVKIPLLPITSIIPIGETLVGNLNILILPALSITFVMFGYVSRMQRSSMISVLNSDYVRTAVLKGMPWRHVIFRHALKNALLPTITIIGMNMGWLFGGLIVVETLFGFPGLGSLTMTAIKTRDIPLIEASVLFITFVFVVSTLVTDLLYAFLNPKIRFSGGER
- a CDS encoding ABC transporter substrate-binding protein codes for the protein MKLSMIGFLSGFLLVSSLSLFAAGTQETENKMIIRVAEQVPNLITPGAWDGQAFSLNSSIYDYLIEMDANTGELVPALATKWSSPDGKIWTFDLRKGVKFHDGSDFTAQDVKFTIERTQNPDLGHLKAQDFEAVESVSAKDDYTLVITLKSPLPTFPFIFTDYNMAMLSSDYDYKTLGETAPMGTGPFKLKEMILKESALLTKNAGYWQTGLPKSDELRIYFVPDIESSISLLEAGKVDIVPQVSPIIKRRLDGMEGYNVVSPYQESRFIAMSADRTPFSDNKVRLALKYTMDPEILAKACQGVLGEGIFYNETPIVNKLAQYKEIPFRGRDINKARELLKEAGYPDGVTTELYYASDHPYGTAIAQTLKELAAPAGINLELKGFPRDIYLSQYWMNAPMLLTGWGVRVDPSMLLMLAYESKGPWNESHMDDPEADELIAKIRSEVDPKVRQSYYDRLQEIFVERGTVINLQVPYLVPLNDRVQDYRQPVTMLPQLKYAYLK
- a CDS encoding peptidoglycan DD-metalloendopeptidase family protein, producing the protein MDYPYLLLNKRLKISPIFPDLKSTPLILDLSVDGSFLDDLPPGDQRAFQGKLDWRMNGSSQWGLSSYLENRKTLLSTCQQMVKEERFYHLGLDIIVKAGTDLHSPLDATVIDAGFEEGIGNYGGFIMLEHSSSDFETFYSLYGHLNPASLIKPGARLTAGESFGEIGEFEVNGNWFTHTHLQILTEEGLSRGMQFKGYCRGEEIVEMDRLCPSPFPLFLASRLIP
- a CDS encoding radical SAM protein, whose protein sequence is MNKNTSIYKIEAQFSKNEYYIDLKELKRKAMNFLEYFATEALTDSSFVGIIGAGNGEERFQQLMKACHFSDADIFLKEILSSVMNGGKAPVNLKEIQLPTRFLVALLEVVITEKGYISIKTVDQLIKETNLFVPEEQKEDLQKVIEKYPVRLSYHTIRQMMVSDNVAYQYMPFIEELDTVGHTNTWIGQFHEGLLEQMYQNRVIFLLNMSCPVYCRFCFRKHKESRNETNPTILEIKKAISHVESSPGIKEIVITGGDPFLSKNSILAAIDGLMQVPHVQTLRLATRSVAYYPNLFLKNERSYLKFLKQKNLELQQNGKRMEIATHFIHPDEVSPESLEIISELVNSGISVYVQTPFLQDCNDQGPELQKLFLLLRGAGAEMHYIYIPCSPIHGNSVYWSPLSNGIDIAEYLRAYLSDRSVPKICTATPIGKMEWYTSGWAVEPVKDKENLLWIRTPYTPEYFKSFAPLAKDLPNIRVNSEGTLDIQYMAKIGKESYFMGSRPLKISKTQLPIDLPEELSIIKSRSRLHGESIINTGSGLLKRVHRTRVELSTEATQKELDYIADKKSISDVVLIPRGTITDELNAIERIASTLLSIPHVNALRLRSLCFNYAPERFQDSHINRLGELNRLTVANPLRVEIESWFMHPDEIKVTHKKLTRQFNNKGISVYCNTALYGEVNDYPDLIQELTFNYRQAGMEFHHLYVAGHPVQREWNKTHPVDMYDIIDIASKIRREGSGREGPRYIIQTPLGEVYYGLTSSFSYEGEKVIMKLDSYDQDYYQELDADFSLPEGIIFDEDNKPVMSVPGLINTTGFRV